The sequence GAATGCACGAACACTAACAGGAACCTTACACTATAAAATATTTTGGTTGATACTAATTTACATGTTTACTCCGACACTGGCTGCATGCTAAGCCTTAACAATTTAAAATACCCTAACACTTGTTTCCGcacaataattaataaaatttacaaagaaaataaatgaataagcaattgaataaataaaatatggatGAATAAATAAGTATAGAAATAATTAAATGCacaaaataagtaaataaagaAAACTATGTGAAcagaaaaatgaataaataaataaataaataaataaataaataaataaactaaagtcggagtaaaagaaacgaacaaaataaataataaatctgaAGACATCAACCAAAAGCTACtgaacacaaaataaatatcactCAAACACTACAAAAAGTGGAGACAGACATTTATTGAATATTCAGACATTTACAACAACATTTATAACAATTTATAACAATGtttttataacatttttataacAAGACATTTATAACAATGTTTTATTTGGGCTAAACCACTAACTGGCTTTCCCACCAAGTATTTTATTGTGACCCGAAAATGAACGGTCAcaccttgcagcatcgaacttcgtgactcgcttttttagaagaacaccatggtatcgtgccagcgcattgccggctttccaggtggccttaccacgccctatgtcctcggaaggtgggaagggtcgacttcgcgcctgcttccctctgcactactggtatcaagaatgatgatgccgcgtgcaccccaaattgacctctctgcgatagggtctattcgccaacacacagagggacttgccgacgcggtgcctacgcctgccccagccttgacgaggacccctttccgccCTCGGGTtcggaacccgcctggttgaccgacgccgcgaaagcgacgataccatgttgttcttcgcgcggccacttgttcgattaaAGGATCAAGTacgaccacagggcatgaccaccggtatgacccatgaagccgactccgatcccttggaccacctcttatttgcgcctgaactagccattgtCACAccctgtgagtctgacttgtatgctcacctctatcatgccatgtgagtctgacttgtatgctcaCCCAACCACCTGATACACGCTCatgcactccatgcttgcactcGCGCTAACGctccatgtgagtctgacttgtgtgctcacccttctcatgccgtgtgggtctgacttgtatgcccacctttatcatgccatgtgagtctaacttggatgctcacctctttcattcagttcgcgctaacacatactactctagtcattcgacctaactctCGCTCTGGCATCCCTTATGGGACATTttacttaggttcccacttaGGTTCCCATGTTGAGATTGTTTTTTctttcaagtcaactggccACTATGTAGCCGGTTTCTGAAATCCCTGTGATACCCGGGATTGCGGCCAAAAATTAAATCAGTCCATACCAAACCAAGAAAATCAGAAATGTTATAATCGGCAAATCCTTTAAAATTCATTAAGTTTGATATTCATACTGCCTATTCCGGGATCCGAATACAAAGAGGACAGTatagttgaaaaaataaaacaatacccatattgcctgaaTCAGAGTGGTTCATTTTTGGTCACTTTCCCCGGTGGCTTCATCCGTAATCAGCCGGTTGGCCACAATCTGAACCTCCCGAAGCACCCTTCTGCTCTGATACATGATGTCTAGAAATAGTGGCAATCATTTTGTGTGAAATTGAGGAGAATTTTTTCGTTTCTTTCGACAAATCTCATGGTCccaaaaaatggtcaatttgacCGCATTCGGCCCAGTGATCCCCCGGGATAACTTCGGTCACAGGGACATTCCCGATTCTAACAATATGTTTTCGGAAACTAGAAACCTGTACGAGTCCAATGCCGAAATGCAATGGCATTTTTTATTTGACTTTCTTCACCTGGGCCCATACGGGTTTATACATGAATGCCATCGTTAGGATAAAAGCTTTCGATTCGCAATGTGATATCCAAATCTTAATAGATATTAGatttgattataagaaaattacTGAGCTTCCAATCGATGGCAAATAACCATATTATGAAACATTTTGTGTCGAATGTAAAcggcgaatgtaaacaacaCTGTTTCAATGCAAATATTAGTTACACATTCCAAATACTATCAAAGCAATTGGTGCAATATAAAACCAATCTTAAATCATTGCTTTTGATCGTGGATGTTGacacaaaaaatattaattagCAATTCATAGAGGAAAGACTAAACTGTCCCATAACTGTGGGAAAATATTCTCGTGATCACAatcaaatttcatcaaataaatcaaatataaAGCATTCAAAACAGTCAAATTTATTGTGAAATTACTTTTTGGCAAAAGTGTTACATAATTATGGGGGGAGAAAACTGAATTATGGCTAAACTACGCGGGTCTCAGTAATGCAAACAAACAATGAATCAGAataggaaaaagaaaaacaaaagtagaataggaagaagaagaaaaagagaaaagagGAAGTAGAAGAAGACGGAGATCCAGAATGCCTTACCTATGCCTGGGGTAAATGGAAAATAGGACATGGAATACTGATATGCCTGTAATGAGTCGAGCAATTCGTTATGATATTGAAAAACAACCTGAATAATGGTTGAGAAGAATGTGCTGGATTACTGGACATTTTGCAGACAATGTGACCAACCATTCCCATGTAGTACGATCCAAACTTTTATCTGTTTAGAACTGTTTGATAAATAACCACTGCCTTGCAGACATTGTTTCATAAACATTTTCGCGCCTTCGCCGTAATCAGTATTGCGGTTTAATCGTTGCATCAAACTATATACATTTAAGCTAATAGTGGGTCACTGATGATGGCTGTGATGCACGAGATTGTCCCAATTTTGTGACACTGAGAATTATCAAAACTTGTGGTTACCAAATTTCATGTGTGCCATATATAAACAATTTTTCGGCTATAAAAACAAGCTTAGTGGCAGTTGGATTTCCATATCTAGCTGGTTCTCAAAATTGATCACAGTTAGTGTTTGAGTGATTACTTATCGTTTAGAATGGCCACTGGGAATCGTAAATTGCTTGCACTATTGCAGCGCCCTTTGGAACCGACATTCTACCCCAAGGACGATGGCAAGACGGTGATCGATTTACCGGAAAACTATCTCACCGAGCGTTATAGACCAATAGGGGCGAACATTCAGAACCGTTTTGGAAACGACGCAGACACCCGGATTCCCGTCCGCAATGTTGCAACGCCTAATATAGGGTTTGCTGAGGCGATTCCTCGCCGTAGTGGATTTTCTTTGTTCAACCAAAATCATCGTCGGGTTGCCGGAGAGCTGATCACACTGTTCGTGAACCAGCCGGATGTGGAATCATTGATGTCGGTGGCTACTTACACGCGTGATCGAGTTAATCCAATTTTGTTCCAATATGCACTGGCAGTTGCTATCCAGCATAGGCCGGATACGAAGGATTTGAACATTCCGTCATTCCTAGAGCTGTTTCCTGATTCGTTCGTTGACCCCTCTGTTTTTCCTAAGCTGCGTGAAGAAGGTTCTGTAGTTCAACAAGAGAGTCGAGTGGGTTCGTGCAAATAATTATGTTTGAGCAGCTGACCAACCAATGTTTCTTTTTCATAGATGACAATTGACATCCCAATGAACTATACTGCTTCGGAACGTGAAGAGGAGCAACGGCTGGCATTCTTCCGAGAGGACATAGGAGTTAATCTTCACCATTGGCACTGGCATTTGGTGTACCCAGGGGATGGACCCGATGCAGTTGTACGCAAAAATCGTCGTGGAGAGTTGTTCTACTACATGCATCAACAACTGATTGCCCGCTACAATGTGGAACGATTCTGCGCACGCCTTTCCCGAGTCCGACCATTGAACAATCTACGCGTACCTCTTCCGGAAGGATATTTCCCAAAGATAATCAGGAGTTTGAATAATCGGGCATTTCCACCTCGTCCGCAGAATCAGTTGTTGAGCGATGTTAATCGAGTGGATGACCAAGTGACCTTCACTCTCACGGACTTGGAAAATTGGGAAAAGCGCATCACAGACAGCATTGATGCTGGATTTGTCATGGGAGTAAGTAAACCCAGATAACCTGTTATTTCTATAAATGTTCATCATACGCTTGGATTGCATGTGCATGTTTTCTTTGCAGACCAACGGTGAACGTATTCCATTGACAGAACAAGCGGGAACTGATTTGCTGGGCGATATCATGGAGCCGTCGTCGCTTTCAGTAAACCCTCAGTACTATGGAAGCTATCATGGAGATTTACATAACGTCATTGCCTACAGCCACGATCCTGAAGGTCGTTTCTTGGAAGGCTTTGGGGTTCTCGGAGAATTCGAAACGGCTATGAGGGATCCAGGGTTTTACCGTTTGCACGCTCAAATTGACAACTTATTCCATCGTCATAAAAATACCTTGCAACCGTACGCAGCCAATCAACTCAACTATAATGGTGTTCAGATACAGTCACTTGGGGTTCAATTGAACCGAGCCAATGCTCCTGCTAATATTTTGCTAACATACTGGCAACGCTCGCAGGTAGATTTGGCCACAGGATTAGATTTTGGACCACAAGGAAATGTATTTGCTTCCTTCACTCATCTACAACATGCTCCATTCACTTTCCGTCTGACCGTCAACAACTCTGGTGCAAGGCGTCGTGGAACTTGCCGAATTTTCATTGGCCCGAAGAGTGATGAACGTAATATTCCACTTACCTATCAGGAACAGCGTATTCTAATGGTTGAACTGGATAAATTCAATGTTACATGTCAGTATGAAATTATGTCAGTGCATCCACAATtatttacacgaaaaacttatttCAGTGAACCCTGGCAGCAACACGATTGTCCGTCGCTCGGAACAATCCAGCGTTACAATCCCGTATGAACGAACTTTCCGCTCGGTAGCCCTTTCCAATCAACCAACTGGTGCCGAACAGTTCCGTTTTTGCAACTGTGGATGGCCATCGCATCTCTTGATCCCGAAAGGTACTGTCGAAGGAATGACCTTCGATCTGTTTGCAATGATCTCTGACTACAACGACGACACAGTCAATCAGGAGTTCGATGAGAATGTCGACTGTAATGATTCGCATTCGTTCTGCGGCCTTCGTGATCGTTTGTACCCGGATCGTCGTGCAATGGGTTATCCATTTGATCGGCGTGCTGCAAAATCCATCGGTAGCCTGGCGGATTTCGTTAGCTCGAATAGTAACATGGCTCTCTCGAACGTGCAGATCCGTTTCACTAATACTGTTATAGCGAGAACCTGATCGATTGCGGATAATTAATGGAATGATAATTTTTGATTGTTCATACCTTTCTCAtgcattttaataaattttgaagcCGTATACGTTACGACAACTTTCGTTTAATCAATGACCTACATTTACCAAGTTCGCCCTGCTTTTGATAATACTCCCGAACCATCTCACTTGGTTTGAGTGTCAGCATCCAATTACAGCACCCGTTGCACTGACTAATATATCGTATGACCATTCTCTATTATTATCACATGATAACACTGCGACACATTCACGTGGTTTTGGCCGACGATATCGACTGTGTGGCTATGCGAGGCACTTAACCCACAATACGGCTTTGACACTACTGGAGAGTGTGGTCAGACCGAAGCCGGCCTGTGCGTTCTGTTTTCGAATTGAACCTCTGGAAAACGAGATGAATAGGGATAAGAACTATCGAGCGCCATCTGGATTGATTATACTATGTGCGACTGACGAATGTGGGTTGCGGTGTGGCACAATTCCGTTTTTAGCCATTGTGTGGCATACTCAGTTGGTCAGTTGAACTAAATAGTGCAGAACTATCATTTGACGAGGTTATGATTCAGAGCTTGAAATTCGTCAAAAATGGACATTTTTCAATACCCCGTCCTATGTCAcgctttttgaaattttgtatggattgtcacttTACGTTATTTATTGACGTTTCCTTATAATGTTAAATTATATCGTTCCTGTGTAACTTATCGGCAATGTAGTTAcactttcataaaaaaaaatcttttttgtctaattttatttgctaattatctataacatgtatttatctttcaaactaggtgttccgtgttttcttaacactattatccttatttgctatgatacatttggtcggggttcagccaaatcgcaccaagcggctttttaactgacttgtgatattttgttcacaGAAATAAAACAGAAAGTATTTTATGTcaattcatgcgtacatttgttggAGGACATCCTCAGCTATGGCGTTGAATGATGTCCAAAGAGATTTGTGATTAATTGAAACTGTTACTTGAAAACTTTGgggaaaaatggaaatttttcattggcgcttggtgtgatttggcagaaccctgaCCATTTTAAGTTTCTATTAAAACACTAGcaaacccgacgaacttcgtttcgcctaaaattgatttattctatgattagttctcgagttatgcagaaatttctattacatttgtatgggagcccccattTCCAAAGTGGGGAGGGGtcttgaaccatcttaagaaacttccccggccccaaaaacctttgcatacaaattttcaagccGATCGGTGCAGTAGTTTCCGAGTTTATATggttcagacagacaaaaattcatttttatgtatatagaagaagatttcAATTGcatctggcagttaggattttcctctggttgaattgaatcaTGAAGGAATTACAATGCTTTAAAgtttaaacttaaactaaactaagCTTAAACAAACTAATTTATACTacgggtacaaggagctaatcgttgcaatagaagattgcaacaatttttgtcaagattgaaagttatttgttggacatttgttgaaATGTCTCAATATTGGAAATTGTATAAAGTTTATTGGTACTAGGCATATCACGGAGGCAGCCTcagaatcatttaaaaaaaattattttgaatcctctgaaatgCCTTCTTTCTAGTATTGCAGCATCTAGTTCATATTGGCACAGAATACAatatggctggtctaaaaaattgtttgtaaatcaaaattttattcttaagacaaagttttgattttctgtttataagtggatatagacacttattccatgaacggtgtttgtcattgaagtcaccaattatgaaaattttggatttgttgcgagttagaatccGCACATCTTTGatcaatattttgttttactGATTTGTTGGCTTTCctcacttttatttttatttgttcgaATCCCGTCGCGACCTACATTTTTGTGAATATGCTTGTATAAATTATCTGCAGATGTGGCGACAGTGATGTCATTTCACTGGGGTTTTACACTAGAGTGTAAGAGATTCTATCGAAATGAGGATAAGAGAATCAAAACGCAGCGCGTAAAATGAACCTTCTGCTGTGAGTGATCTGGTATGCGCGCGTAAGAGAGCGCTTGCGTAGAGGAATCAAGGCAGCGTACACCCACTCATCACTCTAGAGAATTGAATTTTAGGTGCACTCAAGTTCTCTCACTTCAGTGAGATCCTCAGCGTGCCGCACTCCAGTGTACCACTGCAGTGATATCACCACAGAGTTGCGTTCGAACGATTCTGCTGTTCAGTTATTCGTTCCCTGCTCGATGTTGTGATGAAGGACCGGCATGAGTCGCATGCAAacagtccggattccggaatcaAGGTGAAACGGGTACGCTGTATGAAAGTATCAACAGCAGCAATCGACTGTAACATGAAACTTTACTATTTTAAATTACACGTAGCGATTGCGTAGCGTTGTtaaatagattttatgaaacTTTTTGGTTGTCATTCTTCGTTTTGATCTATCTTTCGGATTGCTAAAGTATAGCGATAAAAGAAATGCTGTTGTAAACAAGTACCACATTTATTGCGggattttaataatttaaatttgtgaATCTGAAGGATGAGCAGAGTTGACAGTCATAGCGTTTTAAACAAGGATGTTTTTGATTTTGGTAACTTGGGCTCGAACActtagtagtttatcaataactcattccagaggctaaatttcaaaatgcaatGAATGATGTACTTCttgcaaaggtttttctacaacactGCCGAATTGTTCGTTGtttaaatttcactaataacggagtcaAAGCGCGAGTTGCAGTAACCCAAaccaaattattgaaattttgttatcatttattataagttactgaaactagcgcgaggaactaagcacgttcaactactatttctttgcctactttattccactactttattcaCTACTTATCTTAAGTCTACtttattccactactttattccactactttattccACTTATCTTAAGTCTACTTTATTCCACTTATCTTAAGTGTGCATTCAAAAGCTCATCAATTATGTTTCAGACACGGTACACTCACGGCTATCGGAACTATTACCCTTGTTGAATTCAAACAGCGAACTGTTAGTGTgttgctttagccaagcaagccgtTGGCATGTCcacgagtccctccaag comes from Armigeres subalbatus isolate Guangzhou_Male chromosome 2, GZ_Asu_2, whole genome shotgun sequence and encodes:
- the LOC134211486 gene encoding phenoloxidase 8-like, producing MATGNRKLLALLQRPLEPTFYPKDDGKTVIDLPENYLTERYRPIGANIQNRFGNDADTRIPVRNVATPNIGFAEAIPRRSGFSLFNQNHRRVAGELITLFVNQPDVESLMSVATYTRDRVNPILFQYALAVAIQHRPDTKDLNIPSFLELFPDSFVDPSVFPKLREEGSVVQQESRMTIDIPMNYTASEREEEQRLAFFREDIGVNLHHWHWHLVYPGDGPDAVVRKNRRGELFYYMHQQLIARYNVERFCARLSRVRPLNNLRVPLPEGYFPKIIRSLNNRAFPPRPQNQLLSDVNRVDDQVTFTLTDLENWEKRITDSIDAGFVMGTNGERIPLTEQAGTDLLGDIMEPSSLSVNPQYYGSYHGDLHNVIAYSHDPEGRFLEGFGVLGEFETAMRDPGFYRLHAQIDNLFHRHKNTLQPYAANQLNYNGVQIQSLGVQLNRANAPANILLTYWQRSQVDLATGLDFGPQGNVFASFTHLQHAPFTFRLTVNNSGARRRGTCRIFIGPKSDERNIPLTYQEQRILMVELDKFNVTLNPGSNTIVRRSEQSSVTIPYERTFRSVALSNQPTGAEQFRFCNCGWPSHLLIPKGTVEGMTFDLFAMISDYNDDTVNQEFDENVDCNDSHSFCGLRDRLYPDRRAMGYPFDRRAAKSIGSLADFVSSNSNMALSNVQIRFTNTVIART